In Arthrobacter sp. SLBN-83, one DNA window encodes the following:
- a CDS encoding gluconokinase, GntK/IdnK-type, with translation MGVSGCGKTTVGGLVARELGVPFLDGDSLHPVENVAKMAAGHPLTDEDRWPWLAIVGRELAAAGDGGLVLACSALRRTYRDAIREQAPDTIFLHLNGSKEVLAQRVGGRAGHFMPPALLDSQLATLEPLQDDERGVVVDIAAPVPEVVAGALKGIAAVVPSPQGPPTARPRQFDVDLAAAPFNLDDDAIAWVEGTIGAMTLEEKIGQLFINHNNDYSPEYLDGVLENFHVGGMRYRPGPSAAVQEHIRYAQSKSRIPLLVASNPEMGGAGSCDDGTFVCTHLQAGSHPDKNIARQMGQVAGVETAALGCNWAFAPIVDIHYNWRNTVISTRSFGNTPEIVVERAKEYFDGISESPTACAMKHFPGDGVDERDQHVVTSYNTFTYDEWDRTYGHVYREMIAHGVQSIMVGHIGAPGVSRHFRPGLSDAEILPATLSPELLQDLLRGELGFNGLVLTDASQMVGLTQAMKRKDLVPATIAAGCDMFLFFRNPAEDFQYMMDGYKSGVITEQRLHDALRRILGLKASLGLHRKSADQLVPPAGALAVIGSEAHRAVAADIADKTVTLVKDTAGNLPITPATYPRIRLYGISGGADFTRADPLAYLEVVKEELEAAGFEVHLFRTAEQREAAGEAGMNFMRVLSEEATGDYAEKYDAALVFASVKGFAQEAAIRIKWSAPMAAEIPWYATEVPTVFVSLNQPNHLIDVPMVRTAIHAHAGTREAIRAAVEKIQGKSEFQGTFNENVFCGSFDTRL, from the coding sequence ATGGGGGTCTCGGGGTGCGGCAAGACCACGGTGGGCGGCCTCGTGGCCCGCGAACTCGGGGTGCCGTTCCTCGACGGAGACTCGCTGCACCCTGTGGAGAACGTGGCCAAGATGGCAGCCGGCCACCCGTTGACCGATGAGGACCGCTGGCCCTGGTTGGCAATCGTGGGACGGGAGCTGGCTGCCGCCGGGGACGGCGGGCTGGTCCTGGCCTGTTCGGCGCTGCGGCGAACCTACCGCGACGCCATCCGGGAACAGGCTCCGGACACCATCTTCCTGCACCTGAACGGCAGCAAGGAGGTCCTCGCCCAGCGTGTGGGAGGCAGGGCCGGGCACTTCATGCCGCCCGCGCTGCTGGACTCCCAGCTCGCCACACTCGAACCACTGCAGGACGACGAACGTGGGGTGGTGGTGGACATCGCCGCGCCCGTGCCGGAAGTGGTGGCCGGGGCACTCAAGGGGATTGCCGCCGTCGTACCTTCCCCTCAAGGGCCGCCCACCGCCCGTCCGCGGCAGTTCGACGTCGACCTTGCCGCAGCCCCGTTCAACCTCGACGACGATGCCATCGCCTGGGTGGAGGGCACCATTGGTGCCATGACGCTCGAGGAGAAGATCGGGCAGCTGTTCATCAACCACAACAACGACTACTCGCCCGAGTACCTCGATGGCGTGCTGGAGAACTTCCACGTGGGCGGCATGCGCTACCGGCCGGGCCCGTCCGCGGCCGTCCAGGAACACATCCGGTATGCGCAGTCCAAGTCCCGGATCCCGTTGCTGGTTGCGTCGAATCCGGAGATGGGCGGGGCCGGCAGCTGCGACGACGGCACGTTCGTCTGCACGCACCTGCAGGCCGGCTCACACCCGGACAAGAACATCGCCCGGCAAATGGGGCAGGTGGCCGGGGTGGAGACGGCGGCGCTGGGCTGCAACTGGGCCTTCGCGCCGATAGTGGACATCCACTACAACTGGCGGAACACGGTCATTTCCACGCGCTCCTTTGGCAACACGCCTGAAATCGTGGTGGAACGGGCCAAGGAATACTTTGACGGGATCAGCGAATCGCCCACCGCCTGCGCGATGAAGCATTTCCCCGGCGACGGCGTGGATGAGCGGGACCAACACGTGGTCACGTCCTACAACACTTTCACTTATGACGAGTGGGACCGGACGTACGGGCACGTGTACCGGGAGATGATCGCGCACGGCGTGCAGTCCATCATGGTTGGCCACATCGGGGCCCCGGGGGTTTCCCGGCACTTCCGGCCCGGCCTGTCCGACGCCGAGATCCTGCCTGCCACGCTGTCCCCGGAACTGCTGCAGGACCTGCTGCGCGGGGAACTGGGGTTCAACGGCCTGGTGCTCACCGATGCGTCGCAAATGGTGGGCCTGACACAGGCGATGAAGCGCAAGGACCTGGTTCCTGCCACTATCGCTGCCGGATGCGACATGTTCCTGTTCTTCCGCAACCCCGCCGAGGACTTCCAGTACATGATGGACGGCTACAAATCCGGGGTCATCACCGAGCAGCGGTTGCATGATGCTCTGCGGAGGATCCTGGGGCTGAAGGCGTCGCTGGGGCTGCACCGGAAATCTGCTGACCAACTGGTCCCGCCTGCCGGGGCGCTTGCCGTGATCGGCTCCGAGGCGCACCGCGCCGTTGCGGCTGACATCGCCGACAAGACCGTGACGCTGGTCAAGGACACGGCCGGGAACCTGCCGATTACCCCGGCTACGTATCCCCGGATCCGGCTGTACGGCATCTCCGGCGGGGCCGACTTCACCCGTGCCGATCCGCTGGCCTACCTGGAAGTGGTGAAGGAGGAACTCGAGGCCGCCGGCTTCGAGGTACACCTCTTCCGGACGGCGGAGCAGCGCGAAGCGGCGGGCGAGGCCGGGATGAACTTCATGCGGGTCCTGTCCGAGGAAGCCACAGGGGACTACGCGGAGAAGTACGACGCGGCGTTAGTCTTCGCCAGCGTGAAGGGCTTTGCCCAGGAAGCAGCCATCCGGATCAAGTGGTCCGCACCGATGGCCGCCGAGATTCCCTGGTACGCCACCGAGGTGCCCACCGTGTTTGTGTCCCTGAACCAGCCGAACCACCTGATTGATGTGCCGATGGTCAGGACCGCCATCCACGCCCATGCGGGAACGCGGGAGGCCATCCGGGCGGCGGTGGAGAAGATCCAGGGCAAATCGGAGTTCCAAGGCACGTTCAACGAGAACGTGTTCTGCGGGTCGTTTGATACTCGGCTTTAG